The Toxoplasma gondii ME49 chromosome XI, whole genome shotgun sequence region CGGGTACGCACATACAACATACATGCTCCTGTGTGTCCGTCTCGAGGGGTCGACTGTTCTCAGAGAGCCTGCTGCCGTTGGGTGACActttttttcgtgtctcgcggtcgttttttttcgttctcgtttctcgagtctcctccactttccccccgtcgtctctcttctcccatttcgtctttttcggTCGCTGCACCCTCTCACAATGGCGCTCTCAGCCGCTGGCGTCGGCCGGCAggttctctctgccgccgcgCGTCTGTCTTGTTCCACTTCTTCTGCCCCTCTACGCGCGACGATTTCTTCTGTCACAGCTGCTTCCGccacgtcttcctctctgcttccctcccTTTTGTGTGCCACTCACCGCGCGACCGGCGCGACCTCGCCTTCCCACCAGCGCGAGCAGCGCCGGTTCCTGAACCTGCACGAGTACCAAAGCATGAGAATCATGAAGGAGTTCCACATTACCACGCCCAAGTTCGCCGTCGCTTCAACAGCGAAGGAGGCCGAGCAGGAAGCCGCGACTTTCCTGTCCGAGTCGCCGAGCGGCGACGGGGAGCCCGTGGACTTTGTCGTCAAGGCGCAGGTCTTGGCTGGCGGCAGGGgcctcggcttcttcagAGAGAACGGGTACCAGGGCGGCGTCCAGGTCTGTGAGAGTCCCCGCGAGGTCGGCATCGTTGCGGAAAAAATGCTCGGGAAAACGCTCGTCACCAAGCAAACAGGAAAGGAAGGCAAGCTGTGCAACAAAGTCCTCGTCACAGAGCGATTCTTCATCCGGAAAGAAAAATACGTCGCCATCCTCATGGACCGCGGCGCCGGAGGTCCTATCCTCATTGGAAGGTGTGTGATCGAGCGCCGTTGACAGCTGTCAGTGTGGAACCACTTAAGAAAAGATGACTCTGGAGGGAACTCGACACACGAACGAGAGGCGGTCGACGTGCGAAGTCGCAGCGCTGCACTTTGACACTGCAGACCGCACCTCCCGACGATTCaaggtgtctccttcccgtAAAAAGTCTGCCGAACATGACCGTGTGCTTTCATAGgctggagaaacagaagcagaggctgGTGTAAAGAGAAGACACTCCTGGGATCTGAGGTTCGTTGCCACAGACTGAGATTGTTTCCCCCACAGCGGtcggcagaaaagaaaggggGGCGAATccacgaaggagaggagcacCCGCTCTTGACGTTGCAGGAAGTGGATTCGAAATCCGTCGGTGGTATGAGAGACTCGTGTGCACTTTGAGACTGTCCCGACCTTTGTCTTCAGCGCTCGAGGAGGCACCAGCATCGAGGATATCGCCCACAACTACCCGGAGTCCATTCACAAAATGCCGATCGACATCAACCAAGGTACACTGGAGACAAAGCTCCTCTGCCGTTGCTGCCCCTGGCCTGAGGGAGCGGGAGAGGGAATGCGTCGATTCCTTTCTGCTAGTGATCTTGCAAAAACCAGGAAACCGTGACGTACATCTTTCGATTTCTCCGCCAGAACCGCACACTTTCGTGTTAAGAGGAAGTTGCTGGCGTGAACACGAATTCTAACTCAACTCCCTATCCAGACTTGCCACTGAACCTTGCGTCTTGCCCGGGTTGGTAGATTCGTCCACCAACGTCAATATATCTATCTGTGTCTATCTCTATccctatatatgtatagtgTGTGCTGTTTTCTAGCTGTTGTCAGTGCATCGTTGCTAGAGGCATTGACTGTAACTCGAAGATATGTAAAACTGTTACGGTGCCACCTGTAAGAGACGAGATAGAATGTAGTACAGAGACTCGTTTAAATGCGGGACACGGGAAAAGTGCAGGTTGCAACGGCGCATGTGCAGTCTTCAGTGGCAAGACGATTGCCGAAGAACCTTCCTCTTTACATGCTCCACTGTTCCATTCGGGAAGGACGTCCACGGGCAGGAGTTGCTGTTCCCAGCGCGTCCCCGCATCCGGGAgtgtcggcttcttctcgcttttctggTTCAGGAATCTCTGAGCCGCGTTTGAGGGAGTTTGCGGAGTTGCTGGGCTTTTCTGGAGACCGGCTGGAGGCGGCGTGCCAGTGCATCCGTGGGCTGTACGAGCTGTTCAGGAGCAAGGACTGCACGCAGATTGAAGTGAATCCTCTGGTGGAGACGCACGACGGCCGCGTGTTGGTGTGCGACGCGAAACTCAACTTCGACGACAACGCGGGTTTCCGACAGAAAGACATTTTCTCTCAACGCGATTACTCCCAAGAAGACCCGCGAGAGGTGGCGGCCGACGCCGCAGATCTGAACTATATCGGCCTCGAGGGGAGCATCGGGTGTATGGTCAACGGCGCCGGTCTCGCCATGGCCACCATGGACATCATCCACCTTCACGGAGGCTCTCCCGCGAACTTTCTCGATGTCGGCGGCGGGGCCGACCAACACCAGATCATCGAGGCCTTGAAAATCATCCAGCAGGACAAGCGAGCGAACTGCGTCCTCGTCAACATCTTTGGCGGCATCATGCGATGCGATGTCATTGCCAAGGGCCTCGTCGCCGCCGCGAAGGAAGTCGGATTCGACAAGCCAGTCGTGGTGAGTTCCGCGACACCGAGCCGCGCATCAAATGGCGGAGTTGTTCACCTTTGGGCAGGAAACGAACGGGGCTCAAGCCGAGAGTGGCGAGT contains the following coding sequences:
- a CDS encoding succinate-Coenzyme A ligase, beta subunit, putative (encoded by transcript TGME49_309752); amino-acid sequence: MALSAAGVGRQVLSAAARLSCSTSSAPLRATISSVTAASATSSSLLPSLLCATHRATGATSPSHQREQRRFLNLHEYQSMRIMKEFHITTPKFAVASTAKEAEQEAATFLSESPSGDGEPVDFVVKAQVLAGGRGLGFFRENGYQGGVQVCESPREVGIVAEKMLGKTLVTKQTGKEGKLCNKVLVTERFFIRKEKYVAILMDRGAGGPILIGSARGGTSIEDIAHNYPESIHKMPIDINQGISEPRLREFAELLGFSGDRLEAACQCIRGLYELFRSKDCTQIEVNPLVETHDGRVLVCDAKLNFDDNAGFRQKDIFSQRDYSQEDPREVAADAADLNYIGLEGSIGCMVNGAGLAMATMDIIHLHGGSPANFLDVGGGADQHQIIEALKIIQQDKRANCVLVNIFGGIMRCDVIAKGLVAAAKEVGFDKPVVLRLEGTNKEAAKEVLKDVLTDPAYSALQLLQEDDFDKAAQLAVKVASVVDAAAKANLKVHISAP